AAGAATTTCCCTGCTGGCGAAAAAATTGACAGATCAGGCGAGAAAAAAATATTCTAAAATCGTCGGAGTCCATATCCGCCAGGGGGATTTTCGCGCTTATGCCAACGGCGAATATTATTTTTCGCCGGAGAAAGTGGCCCTGATCTTAAAAGATTTTATCGATAAAACCGGCCTGGCCGATACTTGTTTCGTGATCGCTTCCGATGAAAAAATAAAACCGGAAATATTTTCCGGCTTGAATATCGTTTTGTCTTCGGGAAAAATAATGGAAGACTTTTTTACTCTCGCCCAAACCGATCTGCTCATCGGCGCCAACAGCAGTTTTGGCGCTTTCGCCGCTTATTACGGGAATATCCCGATGGCGATCTTCTCTGCCGAACCGCTGGATTGGAATTTTTACCTTGATCAAAAAAAATTCTTTTTTGACCAAAAATCAATCGCCCATCTGCCGCAGCTATTAAATTAATATCCGCAAAATATGAGCAAGCTTTATAAGCGAATAGTCAACATAAACAAGGAGGAAAAATTCATCAGCTTTATTTTACGAAAATATTTTCCCAAGGACGCCAAGATACTCGATGTCGGGTGCGGCCTGGGCAACAAGCTGGAATATATCAAGAATATCGGCTACGCCGACATTGTCGGGGTGGAAAAAAACAAGGAGCTGATCGCCGAAGTGCTGCGAACTAAAAATATTCCGATCTTATCTTCCGAGCAGTTTGAAAAAACAAGCGGCCGATACGACCTCATCATAATGTCTCATCTGATCGAGCATTTCAATCCGGACGACCTGCTCGTTTTTATGGATAGCTATTTGGATCGCTTGAAAACCGGAGGATATCTGTTGATTCTGACGCCGACCATGACCGAATATTTTTATTTTGATTTCGATCATATCAAACCCTACCATCCGGCCGGCATCCTGATGTTCTTCGGCAAGGCAAAATCTCAAGTGCAGAATTATTCCCGGAATAAATTGGGGCTGTCTGAACTGTTTTTCAATCGGGTGCCTTTCAAAAAAGTTTTCACCAAAAAACAATTATTGGGCAAGAGGGATTATCCGGCCATCTTTGCCAATCTGGTTTGGGCGATTATCTACCACCTGTCTTTTTCTGCCGTGGCGCAGACGGTCGGCTGGATCGGATTATTTAAAAAATTGGGAGATTCAAAGGACGCGATTGGCAATCCGAAAAACATTCAATAAATAAAAATTTTTCCTATGCCCGATAAACCGATCAATATCATTTTCATTCATCGCGGCCAAGCCGATTATTTGCGCTTTTCCCTGGCTGGCGCGCGCCGCTCAAACCCGACGGCAAATATCATTCTGCTTGATGACGGCAGCAACGGTCCTTTTGATTCTATCAAACGCTATAACATCGATGATTACTCCGGCGGCGCTGAAGAATTCGCCCGGGTCTATCAGCATTTTTCGTCTAATCCCGAGTGGTACGAACTTTTTTGCCTGCAAAGGTGGTTTATCATCGCTGATTTTGTCAAAAAAAATGGGCTGGAAAATTTTTTTCACGCCGATTCCGACGTCTTGATCTTCGCCGATCTGGCCAAGGAATGGCCGAAATTTTCCCAGTTTGCTCTTACCTTGTCGGAAGGTTCGGCCGGGCATAATTCTTTCTGGAACAGCCCGGAAATCCTGGATGATTTCTGCCGTTTCTTAACGGATGTCTATAGCCGAAAGGATGAAGCCGGCTATCAGCGCGTGGTCGATTTTTGGAAAAATTATCAACTGAAGAATAAGCCGGGCGGAATTTGCGATATGACCATGCTTAATTTCTACAAGAAAAGCCGCCCGGAGCTGGTCGGCGAAACAGCCGGAATAATCGACGGCTCGACCTATGACGA
This genomic stretch from Patescibacteria group bacterium harbors:
- a CDS encoding class I SAM-dependent methyltransferase translates to MSKLYKRIVNINKEEKFISFILRKYFPKDAKILDVGCGLGNKLEYIKNIGYADIVGVEKNKELIAEVLRTKNIPILSSEQFEKTSGRYDLIIMSHLIEHFNPDDLLVFMDSYLDRLKTGGYLLILTPTMTEYFYFDFDHIKPYHPAGILMFFGKAKSQVQNYSRNKLGLSELFFNRVPFKKVFTKKQLLGKRDYPAIFANLVWAIIYHLSFSAVAQTVGWIGLFKKLGDSKDAIGNPKNIQ